A genomic window from Gymnodinialimonas ceratoperidinii includes:
- a CDS encoding PaaI family thioesterase yields MDDKKAQRIRESFARQGLMETLGCTILHLERGKVTLEMPIGSAVSQQHGVAHAGATFAMGDSASGYAALSVMDESAEVMTVEMKINLIAPAAGRRLIATGEVAKAGRRLIVTRCTVQAEADDGSLRDVALLQGTMIPV; encoded by the coding sequence ATGGACGACAAGAAAGCGCAACGGATCCGCGAGAGCTTCGCCCGTCAGGGTTTGATGGAGACGCTCGGCTGCACGATCCTGCATCTGGAGCGCGGCAAGGTCACTCTCGAGATGCCCATCGGAAGCGCCGTGTCGCAACAGCACGGCGTGGCCCACGCGGGGGCCACCTTCGCGATGGGCGATAGCGCGTCCGGCTATGCGGCGTTGAGCGTGATGGACGAAAGCGCCGAGGTGATGACCGTCGAGATGAAGATAAACCTCATCGCGCCCGCCGCAGGACGCCGCCTGATCGCCACGGGAGAGGTCGCCAAGGCCGGGCGTCGCCTGATCGTGACGCGCTGCACGGTTCAGGCAGAGGCCGACGACGGCAGCCTCCGCGATGTC
- the pdeM gene encoding ligase-associated DNA damage response endonuclease PdeM — protein MNVLSFTFCGARLAAMPSGALFWQDEAALVVSDLHLGKAERMARRGGPILPPYEVIETLDRLLEDIAKTAARTVICLGDSFDDLAAARATTGSVSQRLAPVMAGRRWIWIEGNHDPGPVDLSGEHLAEYTLGPLTFRHIAQPTEPGEISGHYHPKAQVRLKGRTITRRCFLIDDTRLIMPAYGTYTGGLYSGSPVLSKLMAPNAQSILTGPTPTALPMPR, from the coding sequence ATGAACGTCCTCTCCTTTACCTTTTGCGGTGCGCGCCTCGCTGCAATGCCTTCCGGTGCCCTGTTTTGGCAAGACGAGGCCGCTTTGGTGGTGAGTGACCTGCATCTTGGCAAGGCAGAGCGCATGGCACGGCGGGGCGGGCCGATCTTGCCGCCCTACGAGGTCATCGAGACCCTGGACCGGCTGCTGGAAGACATCGCGAAGACGGCGGCGCGGACGGTCATTTGCCTCGGCGACAGCTTCGATGATCTGGCAGCGGCGCGCGCGACGACAGGCTCGGTTTCGCAACGTCTCGCGCCGGTCATGGCCGGTCGGCGCTGGATCTGGATCGAGGGCAATCACGATCCCGGTCCCGTTGACCTGAGCGGCGAGCATCTGGCCGAATATACCCTTGGCCCACTGACTTTTCGGCATATTGCGCAGCCGACGGAACCGGGCGAAATTTCGGGGCATTACCATCCCAAGGCGCAGGTGAGGTTGAAGGGGCGCACGATCACGCGGCGCTGTTTCCTGATCGATGACACGCGCCTGATCATGCCGGCCTATGGCACCTATACGGGCGGGCTCTATAGCGGCAGCCCTGTCCTCTCCAAGCTGATGGCACCCAATGCACAGTCGATCCTTACCGGGCCGACGCCCACGGCGCTTCCCATGCCGCGCTAG
- a CDS encoding LytTR family DNA-binding domain-containing protein: MSRAKGCEQGFRLIMLSKVTLAKNSKRMNAIGSGAPGTSPKDWEVRIGVAALASVLTALLGPFGTFEHYTLSERLLYWGSMIFGLLVPIFFIRLGVYRLFSGTLLRMDLLAVAFTALALGPLVWLVNFYVMGFRIGSLSAFFQHIALMGLVCLIPVLIRSYLRWSVTQFQRGTSEPVLASQPSGPLQVVPELTEPQTKFLDRLAPEQRGEVRRVSADDHQVDVWTDKGKAKVRLRFGDALAELADFKGLHIHRSHWVAFSRIDFIQQEGRRYTARLLCGATVPVSQNRLNELLDAGIRFQSPAQIAEHA; encoded by the coding sequence TTGAGCCGCGCAAAGGGTTGCGAGCAGGGCTTTCGCTTGATTATGTTGAGTAAAGTAACACTTGCCAAGAACAGCAAACGAATGAATGCAATCGGATCGGGCGCACCAGGGACGTCTCCCAAGGATTGGGAGGTCCGGATAGGCGTCGCGGCTCTGGCAAGCGTCCTTACGGCATTGCTCGGACCTTTCGGCACGTTCGAACACTACACCCTTTCCGAACGACTTCTCTACTGGGGCTCGATGATCTTTGGCCTCTTGGTGCCCATCTTCTTCATTCGGCTCGGCGTCTATCGCCTGTTCTCGGGAACATTGCTTCGCATGGACCTCTTGGCCGTTGCATTCACCGCCCTAGCGCTCGGCCCCTTGGTGTGGCTTGTGAATTTCTACGTCATGGGGTTCAGGATCGGCAGTCTCAGCGCGTTTTTCCAGCATATCGCCCTCATGGGGCTGGTCTGCCTGATCCCCGTCCTAATCCGATCCTATCTGCGGTGGAGCGTGACCCAATTTCAAAGGGGCACGTCTGAACCTGTGCTGGCCTCGCAGCCATCGGGCCCGCTTCAGGTCGTGCCTGAGCTGACAGAGCCACAGACAAAATTCCTGGACCGTCTGGCGCCCGAGCAACGCGGCGAGGTGCGGCGCGTCTCGGCGGATGATCATCAGGTGGACGTCTGGACCGACAAGGGGAAGGCCAAGGTCCGGCTCCGGTTTGGCGATGCGCTGGCCGAACTGGCCGACTTCAAGGGCCTGCACATCCATCGCTCCCATTGGGTCGCCTTCAGCCGCATCGACTTTATCCAGCAGGAAGGCCGGCGTTACACGGCGCGCCTCTTGTGCGGCGCAACCGTACCGGTCAGCCAGAACCGGTTGAACGAGTTGCTTGATGCGGGGATAAGGTTTCAAAGCCCCGCGCAGATCGCGGAACACGCCTAG